Proteins encoded together in one Campylobacter concisus window:
- a CDS encoding thioredoxin domain-containing protein, whose product MKKVILASVIAATSLMAASDKQIEDFYSQMVDSSVKVKVADRHKVAGDIEAVVVKLSKDGNSQDEIVFTKGDFIFPDVIDLKEQKSYLAEVKKEVIAKGISKIYKDEDKANIIVLGSDPKKPTIIMFSDPECPYCRAELAKIETTLKDSNVEIVLTPVHDISSLQKSSLIYKDAKSAKSDSDKVKILRKYYAEDYNVDDKSVSKDDVAKIDNLRKKYFAAGVRSVPFIVNKSDLK is encoded by the coding sequence AATAGAGGACTTCTACTCTCAAATGGTTGATAGCAGCGTAAAAGTAAAGGTAGCCGATCGTCACAAAGTGGCAGGCGATATCGAAGCTGTCGTGGTAAAACTAAGCAAAGATGGCAACTCACAAGATGAGATTGTTTTTACAAAAGGTGACTTCATCTTCCCAGACGTGATCGATCTAAAAGAGCAAAAATCATACCTAGCTGAAGTGAAAAAAGAGGTCATCGCAAAGGGAATTTCTAAAATTTATAAAGATGAAGACAAGGCAAACATCATCGTTCTTGGTAGCGACCCTAAAAAGCCAACTATCATAATGTTTTCAGACCCAGAGTGCCCATACTGCAGAGCTGAGCTAGCAAAGATCGAGACAACACTAAAAGATAGCAACGTTGAGATCGTCCTAACTCCAGTGCATGACATCTCATCACTTCAAAAAAGCTCACTAATCTACAAAGATGCAAAATCTGCTAAGAGTGACAGTGATAAGGTTAAAATTTTAAGAAAATACTACGCTGAAGACTACAATGTAGATGATAAGAGCGTTAGCAAAGATGATGTCGCAAAGATCGACAATCTGCGCAAAAAATACTTTGCAGCTGGCGTTAGATCAGTGCCATTTATCGTAAATAAAAGCGATCTAAAATAA